A single genomic interval of Corylus avellana chromosome ca10, CavTom2PMs-1.0 harbors:
- the LOC132164478 gene encoding tropinone reductase homolog At2g29260, chloroplastic-like: MSQTLVPPPPSPSSSSSPTLYSKLKIRQPTSIRPVRSQPMLHSGSNSSPVDNPRWSLRGMTALVTGGTRGIGHAIVEELVGLGARVHTCCRNGSELDGCLREWDSLGFGVTGSVCDVSVRAQREELMGTVSSVFDGKLNILVNK, from the exons ATGTCTCAGACCCTCGTTCCACCTCCACCATCACCGTCTTCTTCCTCTTCGCCAACCCTTTACTCGAAGCTCAAAATACGACAACCCACCAGCATAAGACCCGTCCGTAGCCAGCCCATGTTACATTCAGGCTCTAACAGTAGCCCAGTGGACAATCCTAGATGGTCTCTCCGCGGAATGACCGCTCTTGTCACCGGAGGCACTCGCGGAATTGG GCATGCAATTGTGGAGGAACTTGTGGGGCTTGGGGCGAGAGTGCACACGTGTTGTAGGAATGGGAGTGAGCTGGATGGGTGCTTGAGGGAATGGGATAGTTTGGGTTTTGGGGTTACTGGGTCGGTCTGTGATGTGTCGGTTCGAGCTCAGAGGGAGGAGCTAATGGGGACTGTGTCCTCCGTGTTTGATGGGAAGCTCAACATCCTCGTAA ATAAATAA
- the LOC132163339 gene encoding tropinone reductase homolog At2g29260, chloroplastic-like — MSQTLVPPPPSPSSSSSPTLYSKLKIRQPTSIRPVRSQPMLHSGSNSSPVDNPRWSLRGMTALVTGGTRGIGHAIVEELVGLGARVHTCCRNGSELDGCLREWDSLGFGVTGSVCDVSVRAQREELMGTVSSVFDGKLNILINNVGTNIRKPVVDFTAEEFSTLMATNFESVFHISQLAYQPLKASGVGSVVFMSSVSGFVSLKSMSVQSATKGAINQLTKNLACEWAKDNIRSNAVAPWYIRTSMVEQVLSNEEYLEEVYSRTPLRRLGDPKEVSSLVAFLCLPASSYITGQIICVDGGIWSLLGMTALVTGGTKGIGHAVVEELAALGARVHTCSRNESQLIECLHDWEMKGFQVTGSVCDMMHPGQRVKLMDKVSSMFNRKLNILINNVGTNIWKPTVDYTAEEFSALMTTNFESMYHLCQLAHPLLKASGAASIIFISSVAGVVSLNVGSIYGASKGAINQLAKSLACEWAKDNIRSNSVAPWFIRTPMVEPCLSDKQFLEAVNSRTPLGRPGEPEEVSSLVGFLCLPASSYITGQIICVDGGFTVYGFDPKLD, encoded by the exons ATGTCTCAGACCCTCGTTCCACCTCCACCATCACCGTCTTCTTCCTCTTCGCCAACCCTTTACTCGAAGCTCAAAATACGACAACCCACCAGCATAAGACCCGTCCGTAGCCAGCCCATGTTACATTCAGGCTCTAACAGTAGCCCAGTGGACAATCCTAGATGGTCTCTCCGCGGAATGACCGCTCTTGTCACCGGAGGCACTCGCGGAATTGG GCATGCAATTGTGGAGGAACTTGTGGGGCTTGGGGCGAGAGTGCACACGTGTTGTAGGAATGGGAGTGAGCTGGATGGGTGCTTGAGGGAATGGGATAGTTTGGGTTTTGGGGTTACTGGGTCGGTCTGTGATGTGTCGGTTCGAGCTCAGAGGGAGGAGCTAATGGGGACTGTGTCCTCCGTGTTTGATGGGAAGCTCAACATCCTC ATAAATAATGTTGGGACAAACATACGGAAACCAGTGGTGGATTTCACGGCTGAGGAATTTTCTACTCTCATGGCGACCAATTTTGAATCTGTTTTCCATATCTCCCAACTTGCTTATCAACCTTTGAAGGCATCGGGAGTGGGAAGTGTTGTGTTCATGTCCTCTGTATCGGGTTTTGTCTCACTGAAGTCTATGTCTGTTCAGAGTGCAACAAAAG GAGCTATTAATCAACTCACTAAAAATTTGGCCTGTGAATGGGCAAAAGACAATATAAGAAGTAATGCTGTTGCACCTTGGTACATCAGAACCTCAATGGTGGAGCAG GTGCTCAGCAACGAAGAATACCTAGAAGAGGTGTATTCTCGAACTCCTCTTCGGCGTCTTGGAGATCCAAAGGAGGTCTCATCTCTTGTGGCATTCCTTTGCTTACCTGCATCATCCTACATCACTGGCCAAATTATTTGTGTTGATGGAGGGAT ATGGTCGCTTCTGGGAATGACTGCTCTTGTAACTGGTGGAACAAAAGGAAtcgg GCATGCTGTTGTGGAGGAATTGGCAGCGCTAGGGGCAAGAGTACATACATGCTCAAGGAATGAATCCCAGCTCATTGAATGCTTGCATGATTGGGAGATGAAAGGTTTCCAAGTCACAGGTTCAGTTTGTGACATGATGCATCCGGGTCAGCGAGTCAAGCTGATGGACAAAGTCTCCTCAATGTTTAATAGGAAACTAAACATTCTT ATAAACAATGTGGGAACGAACATCTGGAAACCGACTGTAGATTACACAGCTGAAGAATTCTCTGCGCTTATGACTACCAATTTTGAATCCATGTACCATTTGTGCCAGCTAGCACATCCTCTTCTGAAAGCATCAGGAGCAGCTAgcatcatttttatttcttctgttGCTGGTGTTGTGTCACTAAATGTTGGATCTATTTATGGAGCAAGTAAAG GAGCGATAAACCAGCTTGCTAAAAGTTTGGCATGTGAGTGGGCGAAAGACAATATTAGGAGTAATTCTGTGGCACCATGGTTCATCAGAACCCCCATGGTTGAACCG TGTCTCAGTGACAAACAATTTTTGGAAGCTGTAAACTCAAGAACTCCTCTAGGACGGCCGGGAGAGCCGGAGGAGGTTTCCTCCTTGGTGGGATTCCTGTGCCTACCCGCATCCTCTTACATAACTGGGCAGATTATTTGTGTGGATGGAGGGTTCACGGTGTATGGCTTCGATCCAAAACTTGACTGA
- the LOC132163229 gene encoding tropinone reductase homolog At5g06060-like, translated as MAQNSRWSLEGKTALVTGGTKGIGYAIVEELAGLGAAVHTCSRNEADLNKCLQEWEAKGFRVTGSVSDLFSRPQREELINKVSGQFHGKLDILINNVGTNFMKPTVEYSAEDFSFILGTNLESAYHLSQLVHPLLKESGAGSIIFISSTAGSVATGSGSIYEASKGAINQLTRSLACEWAKDNIRTNCVSPWWIRTPLLEFVFANEFLVKTLISQSPLGRCGEPKEVSSMVAFLCLPASSYITGQTISVDDGRWSLEGKTALVTGGTKGIGHAIVEELAGLGATVHTCSRNEADLNKCLSEWEAKGFRVTGSVCDLVSRPQREELINKVSGQFHDKLDILINNVGTNKRKPTIETTAEDFSFVMATNFDAAYHLCQLAHPLLKASGAGSIVFISSVGGLQSIFCGSVYEASKGAINQLTRSLACEWARDNIRVNCAAPWATRTPLIEDELKGVLLDTINARTPLGRPGEAEEMSSLAAFLCLPAASYITGQTIAIDGGITANGFSM; from the exons ATGGCACAAAACAGTAGATGGTCTCTTGAGGGAAAGACAGCTCTTGTCACCGGTGGAACCAAAGGAATCGG gtatgcTATTGTGGAGGAATTGGCAGGGCTTGGGGCCGCCGTGCACACGTGCTCCCGGAATGAAGCTGATCTGAATAAGTGCTTGCAAGAGTGGGAGGCGAAGGGCTTCCGAGTCACTGGTTCCGTCAGTGACCTTTTTTCTCGGCCGCAACGGGAGGAGCTTATAAACAAAGTTTCGGGTCAATTTCACGGCAAACTCGATATCCTT ATAAACAATGTGGGAACCAACTTTATGAAACCAACTGTTGAGTACTCAGCTGAAGATTTCTCCTTCATCCTGGGCACCAATCTTGAATCTGCTTACCACCTGTCCCAACTTGTACATCCTCTTCTGAAAGAATCAGGGGCAGGAagcatcattttcatttcttctacTGCTGGATCTGTGGCAACGGGAAGTGGCTCTATTTATGAAGCAAGTAAAG GAGCAATAAACCAACTTACTAGAAGTTTGGCATGTGAGTGGGCAAAGGACAATATTAGGACTAATTGCGTCTCACCCTGGTGGATCAGAACTCCCCTGCTTGAATTT GTTTTTGCAAATGAATTTCTTGTGAAAACTTTAATTTCACAAAGTCCTCTTGGACGGTGTGGTGAGCCGAAGGAGGTGTCATCGATGGTTGCATTCCTCTGCCTACCGGCATCCTCTTACATAACCGGACAGACAATTAGTGTTGATG ATGGTAGATGGTCTCTTGAGGGGAAGACAGCTCTTGTTACCGGTGGAACCAAAGGAATCGG GCATGCTATTGTGGAGGAATTAGCAGGGCTTGGGGCGACGGTGCATACATGCTCTCGAAATGAAGCCGATTTGAACAAGTGCTTGAGCGAGTGGGAGGCGAAGGGCTTTCGAGTCACTGGTTCAGTCTGTGACCTTGTATCTCGGCCCCAACGGGAGGAGCTTATAAACAAAGTTTCCGGTCAATTTCACGACAAACTCGATATCCTT ATAAACAATGTGGGAACCAACAAAAGGAAACCAACCATTGAGACGACAGCCGAAGATTTCTCATTTGTCATGGCTACCAACTTTGATGCTGCTTATCACCTTTGTCAACTCGCACATCCTCTTCTGAAAGCATCAGGAGCCGGAAGCATCGTTTTCATTTCTTCTGTTGGTGGATTGCAGTCAATATTTTGTGGATCTGTTTATGAAGCAAGTAAAG GAGCCATAAACCAACTTACTAGGAGTTTGGCGTGTGAGTGGGCACGAGACAATATCAGGGTCAATTGCGCTGCACCTTGGGCGACAAGAACTCCTTTAATCGAAGat GAACTTAAAGGCGTACTTTTGGATACTATAAATGCACGGACTCCTCTGGGACGACCTGGAGAGGCAGAGGAGATGTCATCCTTGGCGGCTTTTCTCTGTCTGCCTGCCGCTTCTTACATAACAGGGCAGACAATCGCTATAGATGGAGGGATCACTGCGAATGGATTCTCAATGTAA
- the LOC132162748 gene encoding uncharacterized protein LOC132162748: MEAAKADQSRLLQQTICFHKQSNWSLSISWGYSAHIYENLYPPSILHRPLQTFTPWKKTAKPPYMFNTRVPSNDPCEAPHVFYFDAIEKTKGNQILTSYVRRSPRRLAACSSSGNHSADFISKIQVLSTSRRHGEAGNRRECCDVLRVADNLNFTEVKIRACMKDEIVAYM; this comes from the exons ATGGAAGCAGCAAAAGCTGACCAGTCACGACTACTGCAGCAGACCATTTGCTTTCACAAGCAAAGCAACTGGTCTCTTTCCATATCATGGGGCTACTCTGCTCATATCTATGAAAACCTTTATCCACCAAGCATTTTGCATAGACCCCTCCAAACATTTACGCCATGGAAGAAGACAGCTAAACCACCCTACATGTTTAACACTCGAGTTCCCTCAAATGATCCCTGTGAGGCTCCTCATGTTTTCTACTTTGACGCCATAGAAAAGACCAAGGGAAACCAAATTCTTACAAGTTATGTCAGAAGATCACCTCGTAGGTTAGCAGCTTGTTCATCAAGTGGGAATCACTCTGCTGATTTCATATCCAAAATTCAGGTCCTCTCAACCTCGAGGAGACATGGTGAG GCTGGTAATAGAAGAGAGTGCTGCGATGTTCTGCGTGTAGCTGACAATCTGAACTTCACGGAGGTCAAGATTAGGGCTTGCATGAAGGATGAAATAGTGGCCTATATGTAA
- the LOC132163230 gene encoding tropinone reductase homolog At2g29360-like, whose protein sequence is MAQLVGNGGKDGRWSLEGKTALVTGGTRGIGYAVVEELSRFGATVYTCSRKEADVNKCLREWEAKGFRVSGSVCDLSSRAQREELMNTISHEFKGKLDILINNVGTNVKKPTLEMTAEDFSFVMSTNFESAYHMSQLAHPLLKASGAGSIVFLSSVSGLRAIGCGSVYEATKGAMDQLTRSLAREWAKDNIRTNSVAPGATRTSLIDDLTSNELEAIYLQTPLRRLGEPNEMSALVAFLCLPGASYITGQTIYVDGGMWSLEGTTALVTGGSKGIGYAIVEELAGLGATVHTCSRNEADINKCVSEWKTKGFKVTGSVADLSSRAQREELINTVSHEFNGKLNILINNVGTQIPKTTLEMTAEDFSFLMTTNFDSAYHLSQLAHPLLKASGAGSIVLISSIGGLLAIRGASLYGATKGAINQLTRCLACEWANDNIRTNCVAPGAIKTPLFEKATETKSLKVTNARTPLGRPGEADETSSLVAFLCLPSASFITGQIIYVDGGMSAFGFDPLAYN, encoded by the exons ATGGCTCAGCTTGTAGGCAATGGTGGCAAAGATGGCAGGTGGTCACTTGAGGGAAAGACAGCCCTTGTTACCGGCGGAACCAGAGGAATCGG GTATGCTGTTGTGGAGGAATTGTCAAGGTTTGGGGCGACTGTGTACACGTGCTCTCGAAAAGAAGCTGATGTGAATAAATGCTTGCGGGAGTGGGAGGCAAAGGGCTTCCGAGTCAGTGGTTCAGTTTGTGACCTTTCTTCTCGTGCCCAAAGGGAAGAGCTTATGAACACAATTTCTCATGAGTTTAAAGGCAAGCTGGATATCCTT ATAAACAATGTGGGAACCAACGTTAAGAAACCAACCTTAGAGATGACAGCCGAAGATTTCTCATTCGTCATGAGTACCAACTTTGAATCGGCTTACCACATGAGCCAACTTGCACATCCTCTTCTAAAAGCATCAGGAGCAGGAAGCATTGTTTTCCTTTCTTCTGTTTCTGGACTGCGGGCAATAGGCTGTGGATCTGTTTATGAAGCCACTAAAG GAGCAATGGACCAACTTACTAGAAGTTTGGCACGTGAGTGGGCAAAAGACAATATCAGGACCAATTCTGTTGCACCTGGAGCGACAAGAACTAGTTTAATTGACGAT CTTACAAGCAATGAATTGGAAGCTATATACTTACAGACTCCTCTTCGACGACTCGGGGAACCAAATGAGATGTCAGCTTTGGTAGCATTTTTATGCCTTCCTGGAGCTTCTTACATAACCGGACAGACAATCTATGTTGATGGAGGGATG TGGTCCCTTGAGGGAACCACAGCTCTTGTCACTGGTGGATCCAAAGGAATTGG GTATGCTATTGTGGAGGAATTGGCAGGGCTTGGGGCGACAGTGCACACGTGTTCTCGAAATGAAGCTGATATTAATAAGTGTGTGAGTGAGTGGAAGACGAAGGGCTTCAAAGTTACTGGTTCAGTCGCTGACCTTTCTTCTCGAGCCCAAAGAGAGGAGCTTATCAACACAGTTTCTCATGAATTTAATGGCAAACTGAATATCCTT ATAAATAATGTGGGAACCCAAATTCCTAAAACAACCCTAGAGATGACAGCGGAAGATTTTTCATTCCTCATGACTACTAACTTTGACTCTGCTTACCACCTGAGCCAACTTGCACATCCTCTTCTAAAAGCATCGGGAGCAGGAAGTATTGTACTTATTTCTTCCATTGGTGGATTGTTGGCAATAAGAGGTGCATCCCTTTATGGAGCAACTaaag GAGCAATAAACCAACTTACTAGATGTTTGGCATGTGAGTGGGCAAACGACAATATCAGAACTAATTGCGTTGCACCAGGAGCGATAAAAACTCCTTTATTTGAGAAG GCAACCGAAACCAAAAGCTTGAAAGTTACAAATGCACGGACACCTCTTGGACGACCTGGGGAGGCGGACGAGACATCATCCTTAGTAGCATTTCTCTGCCTACCTTCAGCCTCTTTCATAACTGGACAGATAATCTATGTTGATGGAGGAATGTCTGCATTTGGATTTGATCCTCTTGCCTATAACTAG
- the LOC132163098 gene encoding zinc finger protein 6-like: protein MESDHQPPPPQENIEQVIMTSSDEHVATQTAARSYDCTYCRRGFSNAQALGGHMNIHRKEKAKHKRFDHESHQPSSDLPRLIIPSYPPTPPGSTSSWLLETHVGEVNQLRLFVETPSEKDQNPPGSSSSQLHQKTEKVLSSSSTFDLSGSEIDLELRLGPEPQDPSAPTGTKKFF, encoded by the coding sequence ATGGAGTCTGATCATCAGCCACCACCACCCCAAGAAAATATCGAGCAGGTGATCATGACTTCATCAGATGAGCACGTGGCAACCCAAACAGCCGCCAGGTCATACGACTGCACCTATTGCAGGAGAGGCTTCTCTAATGCACAAGCCTTAGGTGGCCACATGAACATCCACCGAAAAGAAAAAGCCAAGCACAAGCGATTTGATCATGAATCTCATCAACCATCTTCGGACCTCCCAAGGCTCATAATTCCCTCGTATCCTCCAACACCACCTGGGAGTACTTCTTCATGGCTGCTGGAAACCCATGTCGGTGAAGTCAACCAACTTCGTCTGTTTGTCGAAACACCATCAGAAAAAGATCAAAACCCTCCAGGCAGCAGCAGCAGTCAACTTCATCAGAAAACTGAAAAGGTTTTGTCGTCATCATCTACCTTTGACCTGTCTGGTTCGGAGATAGACCTTGAGCTTAGACTTGGGCCTGAGCCTCAGGACCCATCAGCACCAACGGGTACTAAAAAGTTCTTCTGA